GCCAGCCGTGACGCGGATTCCATGGGCCGCATCTATGGCTTCCTGGGCCTCACCACCGGGGTGATCCTGTCCCAGCAGGATCCGGAGTCCAAGCAGGCCGCCTACGCCGCCGACATTACCTACGGCACCAACAACGAGTTCGGCTTCGACTACCTGCGGGACAACATGGTGTTCACCCCGTCCCAGCGGGTGCAGCGCAAGCTCAACTTCGGCATCGTCGACGAGGTGGACTCCATTCTCATCGACGAGGCCCGCACGCCCCTCATCATTTCCGGCCAGGCCGACGACAACGTGGCCATTTACCAGGCCATGAATGCCGTACCCGCCCGCCTGGTGCGCCAGGAACGGGACATCAAGGACGACGAGCCGGAAGACCAGCGCTGTGCCGTGGGCGACTACGTGGTGGACGAGAAGGCCCACCAGGTCACCCTCACCGAGCGGGGCCACGAGCAGGTGGAGGCCGCCCTGGTGGAACTGGGCATCCTGGCGCCCGGCACCAGCCTGTACGACGCCGCCAACATCACCCTGATGCACCATGTCTATGCGGCCCTGCGGGCCCATGTGCTGTACCACAAGGACCAGCACTACGTGGTGCAGAACGGCGAGGTGATCATCGTCGACGAGTTTACCGGCCGCCTCATGCAGGGCCGGCGCTGGTCCGACGGCCTGCACCAGGCCGTGGAGGCCAAGGAAGGCGTGAACATCCAGCGGGAAAACCAGACCCTGGCCTCCATCACCTTCCAGAACTATTTCCGCATGTACGCCAAGCTCTCCGGCATGACGGGCACGGCGGACACGGAAGCCTACGAATTCCAGCAGATCTACGGCCTGGAGACGGTGATCATCCCCACCAACAAGCCCATGATCCGGGACGACAAGAACGACCTGGTGTACCGCACCGCCGACGAGAAGTGGAAGGCGGTCATCGACGACCTGCGCGACTGCCACCAGCGGGGCCAGCCCGTGCTGGTGGGCACCACCTCCATCGAGGTGAACGAGTTCCTCTCCGACCTGCTCACCAAGGCCAAGCTGCCCCACCAGGTGCTGAACGCCAAGCAGCACGCCCAGGAAGCCCAGGTGGTGGCCGACGCAGGCCTGCCCGGCGCCATCACCATCGCCACCAACATGGCGGGCCGGGGCACGGACATCGTCCTGGGCGGCAGCATCGCCAAGCGCCTGGACATGATCCGCACCGCCGAGAACCTGGACGACGCCGAGAAGGACAAGCGCATCGCCGAGGAAAAGGCCCAGTGGCAGCAACGCCACCAGGTGGTGCTGGACGCCGGCGGCCTGCACATCATCGGCACCGAGCGCCACGAATCCCGCCGGGTGGACAACCAGTTGCGGGGCCGTTCCGGCCGCCAGGGCGACCCGGGCTCCTCCCGCTTCTACCTGTCCCTGGACGACCCGCTGCTGCGAATCTTCGGCGGCGAGCGCCTGAAGGCCATCATGGAGCGCCTGAAGATGCCCGAGGGCGAGGCCATCGAGCACGCCATGGTCAACCGCTCCCTGGAGTCAGCCCAGCGCAAGGTGGAGCAACGCAACTTCGACATCCGCAAGCAATTGCTGGAATACGACGACGTGGCCAACGACCAGCGCAAGGTCATCTATTCCCAGCGCAACGAACTGCTGGAGACTGACGACGTCTCGGTCGGCGTCAAGGGCATGCACGCCCAGGTGCTCAACGACACCATCAACGAGCACATGCCGCCGGGCAGCATGGCCGAGCAATGGGACGTGGAGGGCCTCACCCGGGCCCTGTCCAGCGATTTCCTGCTGGACTGCCCCGTGCAGAAGTGGCTGGACGAGGACGAGAAACTTGACGAGCAGGGCGTACGGGACCGGGTGGTGCAGGTTGCCGCCGACTCTTATGCCCAGAAGGAAACCCTGGCCGGGACGGAAAACATTCGCCACTTCGAGCGCGCCATCCTGCTGCAGTCCCTGGACAGCCACTGGCGCGAGCACCTGGCCGCCATGGATCACCTGCGCCAGGGCATCCACCTGCGGGGCTACGCCCAGAAGAACCCCAAGCAGGAATACAAGCGGGAGGCCTTCGAACTGTTCGAGCGCATGCTTTCCACCATCACCCGGGAAGTGGCCCAGGTCACCCTCACGGTGCAGATCAAGAGCGAGGCCGACGTGGAGGCCGTGGAAAGCCAGGAACCCCCCGTCAGCAACGTGCAGTACCACCATGCCGACTACGACGAGGCCCTGGGCAGCGGCGAGGGGGAAGAGGCCGCGGGTGGCCAGCAACCCCAGCACCGCGCCTTCCCCAAGGTGGGACGCAACGACCCCTGCCCCTGCGGCTCCGGCAAGAAGTACAAGCACTGCCACGGGCAACTCCAGTAGGCAGTTGGCCGTCTTCAGTTGGCAGCAAACCGCATGGTTTTCTGCCAACTGCCTGCTGATGACTGCCGACTTGTTCAATACGCCGATAAACCTGACAATATCAGTCAACATTTATCCGAGTCATGCGATGCCCTACTACATCTACAAGATCGGCCCCCTGAACATCCTGGAAAAACAGGGCCAGGCGGACAGCTTCAAGGAAGCCAAGGCTGCCGCCAACGACCTGCGCAAGCAGTTGGACCCCAATGCCGGGCAGACCATCAAGATGATCTTCGCCGAGAACGAACTCCAGGCGGAAGACACCCTGTCCCAACCCCGTGAACTGGACCCCAGCCTGGCCGGGGACGACTACTGAATCAAGTCACCAGCCATCAGTTGGCAGAGTGCAGAAATGGCATTCGAGAATCTTGAAGTCTGGAAACGTTCAGCGAGATTGTCTGCAAACATTTTCAAATCCCTGCGGGATTGCCCCGACTTCGGTTTTCGTGACCAGATCACGCGATCCAGATTATCCATACCCTCCAACATTGCCGAAGGCATGGAGCGAAGTTTACCCAGGGAAAAACGTCGTTACCTGGACAATGCCAAAGGCTCCTGCGGTGAACTGCGCACCCAGATTTACATCGGCATGGAAATCAACCACGTCAGTAAAGATTTGGGCACTGGCTGGGTTCAAGAAACCAAGGAGATCAGCGCGATGCTGGTAGGTTTGATACACACGCTGCCAACTGCAGACTGCAAACTTTCGACTTGATCATGTCCGGCTACAACGAAACCGCCTACAAGGAAGCCCGGGACTCCATCATCTCCCTTAAGTGCCCCTTCGAACGGGCCCTGCTGTCCCGATGCGTGAACTGCTCCGCCGCCAAGCGCCTGTTGCTGGCGGAACGGGAAGCCATCACCTGCTCGGACGAAGAGGCCAACAACCGCTGCAAGGCCTTTCACGAAGCCCTGCACCACAATGCCCGCTTCGCCCTGCACATGGATCCGGACCAGCCCTGGCCCTTCGCCAAGGAAATCCGCGCCCAGTGCGGCGGCATCCGCGGCCTGCAGGCCGCCATGGGCTACGAGGGGGCGGAATCCGCCGACGTGGCCGCCCTGGTTCGGGAAGGCCAGCAACGCTTCAAGCGCATCGACGCATTTCCCTACTCGGAGATCATGCGCGGCGTGGTGCACTACGAACCGCGCAAGAAGCGCCCCTAGGCGCCAAGGTTCACGCAGCCCGGAGAAGTCCGGCAAGTCCGTGAACATGGGGGCTTCCCGGGCTCGGCCCAAGGCCTCCTCCAGGCTACAGTCAGAGCCGATCCATACGGCGGCAGGCGGACGGCGGCTTGATGCCCCGCCCCAGCGCCATCACCTTGAACAGTTCCCCCATCTCGTGGGGCTGCACCAGCTTCTGCACCGCCAGGGCTGAGCGGATGTAATCCGGTGTGCCCGGCGTCATGGCCGTCATCAAGTCCAGCAGGCCCCCATCCAGCAGGAAACGGCCCTGACTGGCATAACCCAGCAAGTCCATCCCGGCCATTTCGGCCGCCTCGGAGATGGCGGTGAAATCCACATGGGCGGTGATGTCCGCCAGCCCCGGCAGGAAGAAGGGATCGTCCAGGCTGTGGTGGCGGTAATGGACCTTCAGGGTGCCCTGGTGCCGCTGGGCATGGTAGTACTCGGCGCGACTGAAGCCGTAGTCCGGCAACAGCATCAACCCCCATTCCAGACAGGCGGCCAGGCTGGCGATGAGGGCGGCGGCGGCCAGACTCACTTCCGTGAGGTAGGGGGCTGACACCGGCAACCGCGCCACTGCCACATCCAAGGCTGACGATGGGATGGGCCTGTCCATCCA
This window of the Thiobacillus sp. genome carries:
- the secA gene encoding preprotein translocase subunit SecA encodes the protein MISNLLKKVFGSRNDRLLKQYRGNVAKINALEPATQKLTDEQLRAKTGEFRERLEKGETLDQILPEAFAVVREAAVRVHGMRHFDVQLIGGMALHQGKIAEMRTGEGKTLMATLAAYLNALPGKGVHIITVNDYLASRDADSMGRIYGFLGLTTGVILSQQDPESKQAAYAADITYGTNNEFGFDYLRDNMVFTPSQRVQRKLNFGIVDEVDSILIDEARTPLIISGQADDNVAIYQAMNAVPARLVRQERDIKDDEPEDQRCAVGDYVVDEKAHQVTLTERGHEQVEAALVELGILAPGTSLYDAANITLMHHVYAALRAHVLYHKDQHYVVQNGEVIIVDEFTGRLMQGRRWSDGLHQAVEAKEGVNIQRENQTLASITFQNYFRMYAKLSGMTGTADTEAYEFQQIYGLETVIIPTNKPMIRDDKNDLVYRTADEKWKAVIDDLRDCHQRGQPVLVGTTSIEVNEFLSDLLTKAKLPHQVLNAKQHAQEAQVVADAGLPGAITIATNMAGRGTDIVLGGSIAKRLDMIRTAENLDDAEKDKRIAEEKAQWQQRHQVVLDAGGLHIIGTERHESRRVDNQLRGRSGRQGDPGSSRFYLSLDDPLLRIFGGERLKAIMERLKMPEGEAIEHAMVNRSLESAQRKVEQRNFDIRKQLLEYDDVANDQRKVIYSQRNELLETDDVSVGVKGMHAQVLNDTINEHMPPGSMAEQWDVEGLTRALSSDFLLDCPVQKWLDEDEKLDEQGVRDRVVQVAADSYAQKETLAGTENIRHFERAILLQSLDSHWREHLAAMDHLRQGIHLRGYAQKNPKQEYKREAFELFERMLSTITREVAQVTLTVQIKSEADVEAVESQEPPVSNVQYHHADYDEALGSGEGEEAAGGQQPQHRAFPKVGRNDPCPCGSGKKYKHCHGQLQ
- a CDS encoding four helix bundle protein yields the protein MAFENLEVWKRSARLSANIFKSLRDCPDFGFRDQITRSRLSIPSNIAEGMERSLPREKRRYLDNAKGSCGELRTQIYIGMEINHVSKDLGTGWVQETKEISAMLVGLIHTLPTADCKLST